From Paraglaciecola sp. L1A13:
GTTCAAAAGCGATTAACCCACCCCAAATAGCTGACACTCCCCAGATGATAAAGGCCAGTAATCGAGTGAGTACATTATTCGTTATTAACACGGGAATACAGGCGAACATGATCCCGAATATGGCTGTTCGTTGATAAATGCACATAATACATGGCTGTAAATCCATAGCATGTTGACTAAATAATGCATAAGCCTCTAATACTAAACTGGATAAAAACAGCAAGCCCCATGCAAGGCGGTTGTCAGGTAAATTAGAAATATAATTCATGGTGTTACTCTTAAAATATTCACTTCAAAAACAAAAAAGCACCGCCTTAATGCGGTGCTTTTAAAGCCAATACAGTCTTAGTGGCCGACTGCGGCAGCTCCTATTGTAGCGCTGTGGTGCTGAATAAAGCCCATATCATACAACCAAGACGTTAAATCAGCTAAGCCAAAATAGGTTGCCGCTAAACCAACAATCGTAAGTACAATCGTATAGGGCAGTGCCATGTAGACCATCGTACCGTAAGACAAACGCAATAGCGGTGCAATTGCTGAGGTTAACAAGAACAAGAATGCTGCTTGTCCGTTAGGGGTAGCAACACTTGGTAAGTTAGTACCTGTGTTAATGGCTACGGCTAGCATATCGAACTCGTCACGCGTGATATGACCATTGTTTAATGCAGCTGTTACTTCAGTAATGTAAACCGAGCCGACGAATACGTTATCACTGACCATGGACAGCGCCCCGTTAGCCAAATAGAACATCACCAGTTGCGAGCGGCCTTCAAAGGTCAGTACCCAGTCTATAACAGGGGTAAATAACCCTTGATCGATAATAACGGCGACAACACCGAAGAACACGCATAACAGAGCGGTAAAGGGCAAGGCTTCTTCGAATGCTTTACCAATCGAATGCTCGTCAATAATACCATTTAGTGAGGTCGCTAATACAATGATCGACAAGCCAATCAAGCCAACTGCTGCAAAGTGACCCGCGAGGCCGATAACTAACCAGATACCAATAAAGCCTTGGACCCATAATTTTGCGGTGTCTTGCTTGGTACGGGTTGTCTCTTGCTCTTCACTGTGGGCGGTAAGAATTTCGCGTACGACTGTGGGTAATTGCGCGCCATAACTAAACAACTTAAGCTTTTCAAGCATAAATGTAGTGGCAATACCGGCAAAAAATACCGGAATAGTCACCGGTGACATACGCACAAAAAATTCAGCGAAATTCCAGCCGGCTTTGTCAGCGATGATTAAGTTTTGCGGTTCACCTACCATTGTCATAACACCGCCCAGAGCAGTACCGACTGCAGCATGCATCATCAGGTTTCTAAGAAACGCTCTGAAATCTTCTAAGTCTTGACGTTTGGGCTGTGCTACATGGTCATCACTGGTATGGTCATGATCTGCGTGAAAGTCTTTGCCCGAAGCCACTTTATGGTAGATGGAATAGAATCCCATACCTACTGCAATAATAACCGCAACCACCGTTAGTGCATCTAAAAAGGCTGATAAAAAGGCTGACGCTGCCAAAAAGGCCATGGACAGCGTGGTTTTATTCTTTAACTTGAGCAATAGCTTGGTAAACATGAACAGCAGCATGTCTTTCATAAAGTAAATACCAGCGACCATAAAGACCAAAAGTAATACTACTTCAATGTTAACGACAATCTCGTGCTTCATGTGCTCAGGAGAAGTCATGCCTATAAAAAGCGCCTCGATGAGCAATAATCCTCCAGGTTGCAATGGGTAACATTTTAACGCCATAGCCAGAGTGAATATAAACTCTAATACTAGTGCCCAACCAGCTAAATAAGGGTCCAATATGAATAAAATCGGGTTGAAAATAAGAAACGCGAGGATAGATTTTTTATACCATTCAGGGGCTTGGCCTAAAAAGTTGCTGTAAACAGCACTAACGATAGATTGTTGCATAGATTGAAACCTTTAAAATTTTCTAGCTTTTATAACTACTTTGTAAATTTTGTAACTGAAAAATGCAAGGGAAATCGCATGCTTAGCTACATTTAACTTAAATAAAGTGATTAAAAGTTTACTTATTGATTGTGACAGTGAGTATATAACTTAACAACTTGTTAAAGATTCATTGTTCCCAATAAAAATCATCTGGTACAATCAGTTTATAACAAAATAATCTTGATAAACTTGCGAGCAATCAAATGATTTATAAGGCACAGAGTCCCGCTGGATTTGCCGAAGAGTACATAGTTGAGTCTATATGGAGTAGTCGTTTTCCTCCAGGTACTATTCTTCCCGCTGAGCGTGAACTATCAGAATTAATAGGGGTAACCCGAACTACATTACGCGAAGTATTACAACGTCTTGCCCGTGACGGATGGCTAACCATTCAACATGGTAAGCCAACCAAAGTGAATAATTTTTGGGAAACCTCAGGATTAAATATTCTAGAGACCTTGGCTCGTCTGGACGAAGAAGGTATCTCTGAGCTTGTCGATCACCTTTTAGCGGCGCGTACCAATTTAAGTGCTGTGTTTATTCGCGGTGCTATCCGTAACAATGCCGAGAAAACGATCGAGATCCTTGAAAAGTATATTGATGTTGAAGGTGATGCGGTAACCATTGCGGTAAATGACTATCAGCTAAATCACGATCTCGCGTTTGCTTCAGGTAACCCAGTATACGTGCTTATGATGAATGGTTTTAAAGGTCTATATTCACGTATTGGCGGTTATTATTTCTCAAGCGAAAAATGCCGAGCATTGACTCAAGGGTATTACAAGCAGTTGTTATCTCTTGCGAAAAAAGGCGATTATGAAAGTGTGCCATTAGTTATTCGTAAATACGGAATCGAAAGTGGTAAATTATGGAATGAGATACGTGACGATATGCCAAAAGGTATTGCGGATTAACATCACTGCGTATCTATCTGAGCTTCTAAAATAGTTATAGTAAGCCGCAATTATTGCGGTTTACTTGTTCTTAAAAGGGGGCTTAAATTCCCCTGTTCTACAATGCTGCCTTTTTAGTGAGCTTTTTTATATCAATCAAATAATTTGTGACAAATATAATCAGCAGCCAGATGTGTTTTTGTTTCCTTTAAGCGGTAAAAATTACAAACCTTGGGAAAATCTACCTGAGTGATGGCTTTTCATTAGTGCCGAAATACTTCTGACTTCAGTCCGAGTTGTTTCTCAAAACAGACAATTAAAACCATTTCTTAATTTACTGTAAGATATTGAATATTATATATTTTTTCACTCAAGTAACCTGATGTCAGTAAAAAGCAACAGTTTAACGCCTAATTTTGCTTATATTTGCTAACGATGCCTAACAGGTGGAACTATTTTGCGACGGACGATAAAACCTGTTAATTATTTAAAATTTTATTAATTTACATGTATCCTGGTTATTCAAACAATATAACGTGGCTGTTAAGGTCAATTTTTAAACCTGAATTGCTTGCGTCAAATCTTACTTGTTTTGCCGATACCCCACGCTAATTATAGCCTCAGCTCTTTTTAATGATTAAAAATAGCAACATTAAATCAGGTTGCTACGGTCAATCTGGCGTTGTAATCCCCATTTTAGCACTCGTTAAAAATCACTTATTATCACCTTATACTTTCGTCTAATACCGCGATGTTTTTGGATGCGTTTTATTTTTGGATCGAAATTTGCAAATTCACTTATAGAAGTCATACCCAGTGTATTGAAACGTTACAAATCAGCAAAGGAAGCCAAAACCCAATGAGAACCCAGAATTCCTTCAATCAGCAGTATTCAACGACCTTCTTACGTCAGCGGAATATGTTGTCGCGTCTCGCCGGTTTAGTGTGTTTATTGGCCAGTGTTGGTGCTTCAAGCCAAGTACAAACGCCAGTACAGGATTCTATTAATGACAAAGATGAAAAAGCCCAACTGGCTCCCGTGCAGGATAAGCAAGCGGTAGAAGATGTAGTCGTGCCTGCAGTGGTTAAAACCAGTGAAGAACGGGTATTCGATTTGGTCTCAGAACAAGCTAAAGCATTAGCAGCAGCACCTTACGCTCAGCCTAAACAAAATTTACCCGCTGAACTAGCCGATATGACTTATCAGCAATACCGAGCTATTCGTTTTAACCCGGAAAAAGCGCAATGGAAAGATAAAGCTAAATTTGAAATGCAATTGTTTCACCCTGGATTCTTGTACCGTACACCAGTTGAAATAAAAGTAGTCGATGACAACAGCGGCACTAAAAATATGCTATTTGAAACGGACCGCTTCATTTATGAAAAAGACGCAGGTCCCCTCAAAGGATTAGTGCCTAAGGACGCGGGCTTTGCTGGTTTCAGAATTCACTACCCACTAAAGACAACTGACTATAAAGATGAAGTCGCTGTTTTTCTCGGCGCCTCTTATTTTCGTTTAATCGGCCCTGGGCAGATATTTGGTATTTCTGCTCGCGGATTAGCGGTTGATACAGCTGAGGGTAGTGGGGAGGAATTTCCCTCATTCACCAAATTTTGGATGTTAGAACCAAAAACAGACGATAGCAAGTTAGTTTTCTTTGCTTTATTAGACAGCAAATCAGTAACTGGCGCTTACCGCTTTGAGCTGGTGCCTGGATTAAACACCGTTATGCACGTGCAAAGTGCTGTTTTTGCTCGTGAAGATGTAAAAAAATTAGGTGTTGCTCCTCTTACGAGTATGTATTTAAGTGGTGAGAACGATACACGGATCTTCGACGACTTCAGACCTGAGGTTCATGACTCTGATGGTCTGTCTATGCACACATCAAGCGGAGAGTGGATCTGGCGATCACTGAACAACCCCAAAGGCTTGCGTGTTACGTCTCTTCAAGACAATCAACCCAAAGGGTTTGGCTTGCTGCAAAGAGACCAAAATTTTACTAGTTATCAAGATACCGAAGCTAACTACCATGCTCGCCCTGGTATGTGGATTACGCCAGATAATCAATGGGGTAAAGGCCGCGTTGAGTTGGTCGAAATTCCAACCAACTCAGAAACCAATGACAAT
This genomic window contains:
- the dsbB gene encoding disulfide bond formation protein DsbB yields the protein MNYISNLPDNRLAWGLLFLSSLVLEAYALFSQHAMDLQPCIMCIYQRTAIFGIMFACIPVLITNNVLTRLLAFIIWGVSAIWGGLIAFEHYDIQTAANPFFATCEIVPNFPSWLPLHEWLPNIFAATGDCGNIDWQFMDMSMPQWMMVVFATYTVSWLVVLLSRLAAKRML
- the nhaB gene encoding sodium/proton antiporter NhaB; amino-acid sequence: MQQSIVSAVYSNFLGQAPEWYKKSILAFLIFNPILFILDPYLAGWALVLEFIFTLAMALKCYPLQPGGLLLIEALFIGMTSPEHMKHEIVVNIEVVLLLVFMVAGIYFMKDMLLFMFTKLLLKLKNKTTLSMAFLAASAFLSAFLDALTVVAVIIAVGMGFYSIYHKVASGKDFHADHDHTSDDHVAQPKRQDLEDFRAFLRNLMMHAAVGTALGGVMTMVGEPQNLIIADKAGWNFAEFFVRMSPVTIPVFFAGIATTFMLEKLKLFSYGAQLPTVVREILTAHSEEQETTRTKQDTAKLWVQGFIGIWLVIGLAGHFAAVGLIGLSIIVLATSLNGIIDEHSIGKAFEEALPFTALLCVFFGVVAVIIDQGLFTPVIDWVLTFEGRSQLVMFYLANGALSMVSDNVFVGSVYITEVTAALNNGHITRDEFDMLAVAINTGTNLPSVATPNGQAAFLFLLTSAIAPLLRLSYGTMVYMALPYTIVLTIVGLAATYFGLADLTSWLYDMGFIQHHSATIGAAAVGH
- the fadR gene encoding fatty acid metabolism transcriptional regulator FadR, encoding MIYKAQSPAGFAEEYIVESIWSSRFPPGTILPAERELSELIGVTRTTLREVLQRLARDGWLTIQHGKPTKVNNFWETSGLNILETLARLDEEGISELVDHLLAARTNLSAVFIRGAIRNNAEKTIEILEKYIDVEGDAVTIAVNDYQLNHDLAFASGNPVYVLMMNGFKGLYSRIGGYYFSSEKCRALTQGYYKQLLSLAKKGDYESVPLVIRKYGIESGKLWNEIRDDMPKGIAD
- a CDS encoding glucan biosynthesis protein; translation: MRTQNSFNQQYSTTFLRQRNMLSRLAGLVCLLASVGASSQVQTPVQDSINDKDEKAQLAPVQDKQAVEDVVVPAVVKTSEERVFDLVSEQAKALAAAPYAQPKQNLPAELADMTYQQYRAIRFNPEKAQWKDKAKFEMQLFHPGFLYRTPVEIKVVDDNSGTKNMLFETDRFIYEKDAGPLKGLVPKDAGFAGFRIHYPLKTTDYKDEVAVFLGASYFRLIGPGQIFGISARGLAVDTAEGSGEEFPSFTKFWMLEPKTDDSKLVFFALLDSKSVTGAYRFELVPGLNTVMHVQSAVFAREDVKKLGVAPLTSMYLSGENDTRIFDDFRPEVHDSDGLSMHTSSGEWIWRSLNNPKGLRVTSLQDNQPKGFGLLQRDQNFTSYQDTEANYHARPGMWITPDNQWGKGRVELVEIPTNSETNDNIVSYWVPEKPFKKGEMREFDYTVKTVNGALNEDVTARVSRVFNSWAALPGQDNAPDKSERQMVVDFSADAFAHLGQSIRLKPHLTLSSGKFKDLEVMQLPDKTTWRAQFKLIPDNNEAIDMRLYLTLSGEQISEVWNYVWNANEVE